GATTTGGCGCAACCTGGCGTCCGCGATGCTCAGCGCCTGCGCCAACGACTCGACCCGCCCGCCGGGATTGACCCCTGCCACATCCGAGGATCCCCGCGTCGCGGCGCGCCGTCGCCGGCGTCGCCGAATTAGCAGTACCAGCACTACGAGGACAACCACCGCGACGACGACACCGATCGCGATCGGCAGCCAGTTCCGCGCCGGCGAACTCGCCGTGTTGTTCAACCCGTCGGCGGCCGCGACTGCAGCACCACCCCAGTCTTTGGCGTTGACCTCAGGATCGATTTTCGTGCTCCGCAGATTGCCTACCGCGCTCGCCGACATGGCCGGGACCGAGAACGCATACAACTTGGTGTTGATGGCCACCGCCAGGAGCGCATCTTGGGCGCCCATCTTGCTGGCGGCGCGAGTCTGATCAGCCCAGTTCTCCGGCTTGAACCGAGAGAAGTTGTCGACGTAGACCACCCACAACTGCAGGTGCCGATCGCGGTAGAGCCGGTCGATCGCCGAGCTGACCGCCGCCCGGTCCGAACTTGTCAACACTCCGGTGGTGTCGGTGATGTGATCGGTGAGCTTAGATGGCGGTTGCGCGCTGGCGGGGGTTGCCAGCAGAAATCCGGCGGTAAGGAGCGTCAGGATTGCGGCGAGCAGGCGAGCGATACGCATGC
The nucleotide sequence above comes from Mycobacterium vicinigordonae. Encoded proteins:
- a CDS encoding TPM domain-containing protein — its product is MRIARLLAAILTLLTAGFLLATPASAQPPSKLTDHITDTTGVLTSSDRAAVSSAIDRLYRDRHLQLWVVYVDNFSRFKPENWADQTRAASKMGAQDALLAVAINTKLYAFSVPAMSASAVGNLRSTKIDPEVNAKDWGGAAVAAADGLNNTASSPARNWLPIAIGVVVAVVVLVVLVLLIRRRRRRRAATRGSSDVAGVNPGGRVESLAQALSIADARLRQISDYVARHRKAVGDDAKARLDDAKQYLAAAHGKKDEPEAIAYANRASVLAAQAQTLANADVLATHRAPRR